In Rattus norvegicus strain BN/NHsdMcwi chromosome 1, GRCr8, whole genome shotgun sequence, a genomic segment contains:
- the LOC134484919 gene encoding putative uncharacterized protein DDB_G0271974 codes for MSERLGSTACCSDWHGRGWRDRQPTSLCLLLAIFFSLSLGLRMPGTFENPYHAKLGVYNSSSSSSSSSSSSSSSSSSSSSSKSKKMQDEVQ; via the exons ATGTCTGAAAGGTTAGGATCCACGGCATGCTGTAGTGACTGGCATGGCAGGGGCTGGCGTGACAGGCAGCCCACAAGCCTGTGTTTGCTTTTGGccatctttttctccctctcactCGGTCTCAGAATGCCTGGCACCTTTGAGAACCCCTATCACG CTAAACTGGGTGtttataacagcagcagcagcagcagcagcagcagcagcagcagcagcagcagcagcagcagcagcagcagcagcaagagcaaGAAGATGCAAGATGAAGTTCAATGA